The stretch of DNA ataaaaaattcgtCCAAATTTGAAATATTGAAGGCTGCTGAGATCTTGTCATACGAGTGACAACTCATGAGCAGTGGTGAGTAATAAGAAATTTATTAGAAAATGCATTGCCCGGGATGAGTTGGCATATATACTCCTAGGGAATCTATTTATGTGCATGGCTACAGGCCAACTAAGCACACGCGCGAGCACAGGCATATATAAACACGAGCACCCGAGCCCTAGAGAACAGAAAACAGACCTCCTCTACAAAGAAACACTCTCTGAGAGCACCCGAGCACAAGTATTGGATCGATGTCGATGGCGCCGAAGCGGAAGCTCAGCATGGGGCGGCAGAAGATCGAGATCCGGCGGATCGAGAGCGAGGAGGCGCGCCAGGTGTGCTTCTCCAAGCGCCGGGCGGGGCTGTTCAAGAAGGTGAGCGAGCTGGCCGTGCTCTGCGGCGCCGAGGTGGCCGCCGTCGTCTTCTCCCCGGCCGGCAaggccttctccttcggccaccccTCCGTCGAGGCCATCCTCGACCGCTTCATCCCCTCCGCCGCCGCgcaggtcggggcggcggcgggcctCGGCGCCGCCGGCGACCGCAACCTCGCGGAGCTGAACCGGCAGTACGGCCAGCTGCGCGAGCAGCTGGAGGCGGAGAAGGCGCGGAAGGACCGCGCGGAGGAGGCCATGGCGGAGGAGCGCGCCAAGGGCAGCCCGGCGGCGGCGTGGCTCGACGCCGACCTGCGCGACCTGGGGGAGGAGGAGCTCATGGCCTTCGCCGCCGCGCTGGCGGACGTGCAGACCGCCGTCTCCGCGCGCGCCAACCAGGTGCTCCAGGAGGCGCTCGACGTCGGCCGCGCCAGGAGCGCCAGCCGCATGCTCCTCGCACCCCCGCCGCCGCAGCAGCAGCTCGCGGGCGGTGGCGGCTTTGAGTCCGCGAACTCCAGGAATGAGATGGAGATGCAGCAGATGTTGATGGCCATGCCGCcaccgccggagttcgccgccaccGGAATGGAGATGGTGCAACAGGGGCTCGGGCAGAACGCCGGCTTCCCCTactgagagaagaagaagaagagatccaCACCGAGTCCGATCTGGAGTTCATCATGCCTGCATGCATCAACGTCGTCACAACTCGGCCAGAAAGGGATTGATGGATCAAGTCTTTTGATCCAGGAGCGAGCGACTAGCGGACAGTCGATTTTACATATTTGTTTATGCAcatatataataaataaataaataaataaaatgtccACTCTGGGTCATAAAAACATGTTCATTTACCCTAAAAATTTGCAGTGTCTGTTTACAAAGCTCAcaaataaataatatttttgagGAAGCATgtgttattttattttttttaaaaaacaaggattaccccggcctctgcatcaatgtGTTGTTTCATGTAGATAGGGAAATAAAATACGAAGAAGCCCCTTCATAATAGAAACCAGGGCGAAAACTGAACAACTGAGACATCATCCCGACGACAACATAATCAAACCACTAACATCTATCATGACCTCCACTCCAGGAGTTCCTGAGCGAGAGAGCATCAGCAACGCCTTTAGAAATAAATAAATATCATATTTAACAAATTGGCAAACCCATTTAGTTAATTGCCTGTGCAATAGATTCCATTACTGTTAATTAAACATTGATGGATCTAAATTAATGAAAATAAAAGCCTTTCTTTAGTTCTCTCCGCTGAcaagtatgcaaggatgcatgcaaGAATGTTTTGTGTAAGTTAGTACCCATTCAAAGCAAGTTAAGCTGCTCGATTTGTAAGATCGCGAACAATATGAAGGTGGCCTTAATTTGCTGGGAGATAATTCATAAGAAACATGTTCACCGTCGGATTTTTTATTTCCAGCCCGAATTCTGAATAGTCTACAGAAAATTGAACACAGGTTCAAAGTAGACGCTACATACAATATGAGGTTTATCGAAACGATTGTTGGATGGTTGGCTAGCTTCTATTTTGTTgtcaaaaaatattactttttcgaTTTGCTTGGCTTGCTTTCTTTCCATGCTATTTTATAGCCAATTAAATCCCAACTATCATAGTAGGGTCACATTAACTCCTCCTATTTTTTTTCGGATTTGAACTCCTCCTAATTTATTGAAGGACACAATTGCACATAAAAAATTCATAAAACTTAGAAAGTCatatttgaggtttgtgcattggaCCTTAGACAGAATTTTTTGGGGTTTCAAGATATGACATGTTGTGGTTTCTACAAAATAAACAATATGTGATATTAGTTTTTTTCTCACGGGTCACAAATTCTCATATTTCTAAACCGAAAAGNNNNNNNNNNNNNNNNNNNNNNNNNNNNNNNNNNNNNNNNNNNNNNNNNNNNNNNNNNNNNNNNNNNNNNNNNNNNNNNNNNNNNNNNNNNNNNNNNNNNNNNNNNNNNNNNNNNNNNNNNNNNNNNNNNNNNNNNNNNNNNNNNNNNNNNNNNNNNNNNNNNNNNNNNNNNNNNNNNNNNNNNNNNNNNNNNNNNNNNNNNNNNNNNNNNNNNNNNNNNNNNNNNNNNNNNNNNTATATATTCATTATTAATTGTCTGGTGCGACTTTGTCCTTCAAGAGAGGCTAAGATGCTCCACATATTGTTGTTCTATCATGGAAAAAAATTTAAGGTAAATGAGCCCAAATTAAATGTAAAGGACAACAGAGCCAAGCAAATAGTTTCAGGAGGAAAAacaggccttcaattttttttaaatgatGCCTCATTTGCACAATACCAATTTAATCTCATTTGATCGATATCTGATTTAACTAATCAAACTGGATTGGGTCAGTTACGGAGCAGAATTAGCCATCAATGCGTCAAACCTAATGGCGGATGGTAAATGACAACATGTTGAGGGAAGAGATTAACTTGCTGCTACCTAGCACTAATTCACGTACATTAAAATGCATATTACTCGATTCTTGATGAGCTACCGTTTCATTTGGAGCTTTTTTTTAGTGGCTTTCATTTGGAGCTTGGTATAGTCTTTTCTTTTGGCGAGGGGTACTTATGAAGTAGTTGTTGGATGACACCTCATGCATGCATGTGCTTAATTTAGCTACGCATTGAAACCAGGTTCTATTTCCTTTTTTTGTTCATATGATCCATTATTTTCTAAGAAAAGAGTGCATTATCAAAAAAAAAAAGTTCCCCTACTTGTTTTAACGGAACCAAAAAAAACATGCCTAATATATAAATCGTACTAAAGTGAGAAATGTTTGAAAACACTTGGCCAAACAAAATGGAAACATATTACTCAAGAAATATCAAGCTAAATATATATAGGCTCGTAGAAAGGAATGTTTGATGAAAAATAAATGCATTCATCCAGGCAAAATAAGCGAGAAACGACGTGAAGCAGAGGATAATTAACACCTAAATAATTAACAGGCTACCATATATTGAGATCAGTAACGCTACATCAATGGTAGGTTTTTACGGGGTGAAACTGATATGTCAAATTGTGATTGGATTTAGGGGGGCCCGTAAACCTCCTGTAAGAGGCCCGTGTGTTTAACATATTTGTATTGAGATGATGTTCGGCTAAGTCGAGGATCCAATTATCTGATGCCATCCCATGTAGTAGTGGTATTGTCTCAAAAAAATCTCGTGTTGTGGTAGGAAATTAATACGACGGTGATATCTAGCAGGACACATGAAGTTGGCTGggctttccccgcaaaaaaaagtggGCAGGGCTGCTATTTGGAGGGCTGGAAATAAGTAGCTGTCATGGGCCACAAACTCGGTAGAGTTAGAATTGGCCCAATTGTAGGTTAAGACAGTGGGCAATGCACTAACACCCACTAATCTATTTCTTTCAACATGAACACATACCATCTTAACATGCAAATATGCATGGAAAGGCCCACATCAATATGCAAATATGCATGAGAAAAGACTCGGCTCAGTAACTAATATAGTAAATTTTATGTGTTTTAAATTTTTGTTCTTATATTAATAATTTAAAATTCTCATCAATAAAACTAAATACAATCTGAAAATTTTAGTTCTTACATTATCGATTTAGAATTCATATTTCATACGACtaaatctaatcaaattatatatcaACCAATTCCTGCAGAGacgcactagcatcatatggtcttAACAACACTTAAGCAATGTCGTGTTTTACCATATGTCTAGGGCCGTTGACCCAACTTGCGTGGAAGTGTATCTCTCCCGTGCTAAGAGAGATAAGAAACTCGACAATGAACTGGTAATCCATGGGAGCTGTTATAGAGCTTTGTTGTGATATGTATCCCTTGTCGTGAGCAATACAACCACCGTCACCCACTTCGCGTTGTTGGTAGGTCGGCCCATGAAACCTTTGCTCGGTCTCCCACACTCCCTCCTTCGCTTGTTCGTGTCGACTTTATTTCGATCTTTCGTTTCTTTTTTGTCGACCCGCTACTGGTTGCTAAGGAAAAAAGTAGGTGAGACAGAGAGCTCAATCCATACTCGCCAGAGGAGAAGAAATTTCATGTCCCCTCACCTTTGTCTCCCATCCTGGTGTTGAGACATGTTGGGGCTTGGATCTTCAGGAAATTAATAGTCTTCATCAACATCTAGTGACAGCATGGTGTTTTCGGATAAAGTTACTTCGGGTTCTTTGTGGCCATGGAGCTAGAGAGGTATGTGTCCTCGCGGATCTGATTATTCTTATTTGATGAGTTTATGCATCATATCGCCTTGGTTGGTTTGATTTATTTTAGTTAAAATATTTCCTTGGTATTATGGTGAAGATTTTATGGTTCGAATGCCTGCACTTCTAGGAGATCATTCCCAACCCAAGTTCATCATTGAGGACTTCCCATCTTTTCAGATTGGCAACTCAAGGGATTCCAAAAACCTTTATCGGCAATCAAGTTATTGCAGGTAAACAAGGGGTAGCATGGCTGCTCCACTCCAACAGTAGTTTCATTACTAAAGTCTTGGCAATTTTCCATCTTGCAAAAATTGAAACTATGCAGAAGATGTCTCCAAGAGAGTTTAGTATAATTATAAGTTGTCGGAGTTACTATGTACTccttccatcccaaaattcttgtcttagatttgtctaaatacggaagtACTTCTTTGGATTGTGGATCCAAAGCCCTGTGCCCATAATGATTTCA from Triticum dicoccoides isolate Atlit2015 ecotype Zavitan chromosome 6A, WEW_v2.0, whole genome shotgun sequence encodes:
- the LOC119316022 gene encoding agamous-like MADS-box protein AGL29, whose translation is MSMAPKRKLSMGRQKIEIRRIESEEARQVCFSKRRAGLFKKVSELAVLCGAEVAAVVFSPAGKAFSFGHPSVEAILDRFIPSAAAQVGAAAGLGAAGDRNLAELNRQYGQLREQLEAEKARKDRAEEAMAEERAKGSPAAAWLDADLRDLGEEELMAFAAALADVQTAVSARANQVLQEALDVGRARSASRMLLAPPPPQQQLAGGGGFESANSRNEMEMQQMLMAMPPPPEFAATGMEMVQQGLGQNAGFPY